A genomic segment from Vanacampus margaritifer isolate UIUO_Vmar chromosome 3, RoL_Vmar_1.0, whole genome shotgun sequence encodes:
- the LOC144048356 gene encoding ras-related protein Rab-27B-like, whose product MAEWDYDYLIKLLALGDSGVGKTTFLYRYTDNKFNRKFASTVGIDFREKRLMYTGTNSDGTTEKNFRVHLQLWDTAGQERFRSLTTAFFRDAMGFLLMFDLTNHQSFLNVRNWMSQLQANAYCDNPDVVLVGTKADLRSIRDVNARQALDLADRYGIPYFETSAVTGMGVDKAVQSLLEMVMKRMEQSAPVPEHNGGGSVAGATQEVALWRRCAC is encoded by the exons ATGGCCGAGTGGGACTACGACTATCTGATCAAGCTGCTGGCACTTGGTGACTCGGGCGTGGGCAAGACCACCTTCCTGTACAGGTACACCGACAACAAGTTCAACCGCAAGTTCGCCTCCACAGTGGGTATTGACTTCCGGGAAAAACGGCTG ATGTACACAGGGACTAATTCCGATGGGACAACAGAGAAGAACTTCAGAGTTCATCTTCAGCTGTGGGATACGGCCGGACAAGAGAG attTCGCAGCCTTACGACAGCCTTCTTCCGAGATGCCATGGGCTTCCTGCTCATGTTTGACCTGACCAATCACCAAAGCTTCCTCAATGTCAGGAACTGGATGA GTCAACTCCAAGCCAACGCATACTGCGACAATCCCGACGTGGTCCTGGTGGGCACCAAGGCCGACCTCCGGAGCATCAGGGACGTGAACGCCAGGCAGGCCCTAGATCTGGCTGACAGATACGG CATCCCCTACTTTGAGACGAGTGCAGTGACGGGCATGGGTGTGGACAAGGCGGTGCAGTCTCTGCTGGAGATGGTGATGAAGCGGATGGAGCAGAGTGCGCCGGTGCCCGAGCACAATGGTGGCGGTAGCGTGGCAGGGGCGACGCAGGAGGTCGCCCTCTGGAGGAGGTGCGCCTGctga